DNA sequence from the Oryzias melastigma strain HK-1 unplaced genomic scaffold, ASM292280v2 sc03499, whole genome shotgun sequence genome:
tcttcattaactttattagtttttgtattaaaataaaagtactagAAATGCTCACCCACTACCATGTAGTAGGCACGGAACCCTGAGTAGGTGACACTGCCATCACTGGTAAATCGTACGGTTAGATAGCGACCAGTAGAGTAGAAGACAGAATTTCTAGCCTGGCAGTACGTTCCTAAAAGTCTGGATCCGGTGCTGGAGCCGTCATAGACCGCAATGTTGTCAAAACTACACTCAAGGCTGTGACAAacacatgaaaagaaaacagcttttactctAAAGTATCCACCATAAATAGTTTGGTATCACAATCTTCTCACCTTACACAACACTTACTTTACACTATAGAACTCCAGCTGCACAATTCCTCTGCTTGGTCTGATGTACCATGTACAGTCGGCATTGTTATGGTAGTTGTTTGGATAGTTGGGGCTGTAGAAAGTGCCGGAGCTGCTATAGTAGTAGTGGTCATCACAGGGTACAGCTGGACCAACATCAGTTAAcatcagttaaaaaatgtacaccTTGGTAATGGGGGAGACAAGACCAACTcaaaggagaaaatgtttttatttgtctgtttttacctGTTTGATAATCTGTGTAAAAATCTGTCCAACCTGATAAACAATTagagaaacacaataaaaggtGAACTcatgaacaacaacaaacaatggtatttaaatgcatttaataataatagttaACCAGTGAGGTCAGATTTGATGTTGCATGTATTTCCCTGGACCTGCTAGTAAAGGTTAACCTTCTGAGNttaaagaaaaaactaaagttatttaGCCTTCTCACTGATCatgtgttatatttattttacacataCTGTGAAAATTATTATCAAACCTGTAGCGTGCAGTGATGTGGTTGATGGGCAGTACCCTGTTAGAAAAAGAACAGGAA
Encoded proteins:
- the LOC112141601 gene encoding deleted in malignant brain tumors 1 protein (The sequence of the model RefSeq protein was modified relative to this genomic sequence to represent the inferred CDS: added 202 bases not found in genome assembly); translation: MGSCSCSSHCEYYGNCCYDYSYQCSSYFTETPATPQSSCQYSCGSHLGHCSCSSSCRYYGNCCYDYDWYCPSTTSLHATGWTDFYTDYQTAVPCDDHYYYSSSGTFYSPNYPNNYHNNADCTWYIRPSRGIVQLEFYSVNLECSFDNIAVYDGSSTGSRLLGTYCQARNSVFYSTGRYLTVRFTSDGSVTYSGFRAYYMVVDEGSCRFNCGYQVGNCSCSPSCRDRGNCCWDYEGMN